In Bombina bombina isolate aBomBom1 chromosome 6, aBomBom1.pri, whole genome shotgun sequence, a single genomic region encodes these proteins:
- the LOC128663351 gene encoding uncharacterized protein LOC128663351, protein MNQDFERHLLNLSKDQTREDPDLQTEWNEALTTCSLTLMDIVIRSKTKKRDNLKSKIDNITVDLKTLKSDTKYGEFKSNLKAKIQKTDGELALRKGNKFNRDMEDYLNNKVYNWSRFQNRPRRRSFRPQGGKKNQVSSAENIATANPKPILKHKSKRKVAFSSTDTSDQESYISDGSISSGPVGPRSLSPPSPPPSHSTISLSSSSKSILPPSCPLLSLQVLSDSDTDEEEDTAVCPKDKDKDTSAVPLGGAQGGQAEESRKSQRKSHKKDYRY, encoded by the exons ATGAACCAAGATTTTGAGAGACACTTACTGAACCTCAGCAAGGATCAAACAAGAG AAGACCCAGACCTACAGACAGAATGGAATGAGGCATTAACCACATGTTCTCTCACACTTATGGACATCGTTATCAGAAGTAAAACCAAAAAGAGAGacaatcttaaatctaaaattgataATATCACAGTAGATCTGAAGACCCTGAAATCAGATACTAAATATGGAgaatttaaaagcaatttaaaagcaaaaatacaaaaaacagatggaGAATTGGCGCTGAGAAAAGGCAATAAATTTAACAGAGATATGGAGGACTATTTGAATAACAAGGTGTATAACTGGTCAAGATTTCAGAACAGACCAAGAAGAAGGTCCTTTCGCCCACAAGGGGGCAAAAAGAACCAAGTATCATCTGCAGAAAACATTGCAACAGCTAATCCTAAACCAATCTTGAAGCATAAATCTAAACGAAAAGTGGCCTTTTCTTCAACTGATACTTCAGATCAGGAATCATATATATCTGATGGAAGCATTTCTTCAGGGCCTGTGGGGccaagatctctctctcccccctctccaccaCCTTCTCATTCTACtatttctctttcttcttcttctaagTCTATACTTCCTCCTTCCTGCCCCCTCTTGTCATTACAGGTTCTGAGTGACAGTGACACGGATGAGGAAGAAGATACAGCTGTATGTcctaaagataaagataaagatacATCGGCTGTCCCTTTAGGAGGCGCACAAGGAGGGCAGGCAGAAGAATCAAGAAAATCCCAAAGAAAATCACACAAGAAGGACTATCGGTATTGA